Proteins from one Cryptomeria japonica chromosome 4, Sugi_1.0, whole genome shotgun sequence genomic window:
- the LOC131875150 gene encoding uncharacterized protein LOC131875150, with amino-acid sequence MCLLKDEGGARLRKMELQNRALGAKLTWKMYEHPNKLWCRIFRKKYLDMDNPNRILTIADATGGSSTWNFLWDSRSIITDHLSWHIGNGQMAKFWRDSWEGEQVLGDLFAKQDWVNEVESKISLFVKDYVDDSSDIGGRLGWKSIDIGDSRLCLKLTELLKNRCITQSEQEDTIFWCASKSGKYSVKLAYEIQRQRVRDSSWPYYLYWNNIGLPKAGAFLWIALHGKILTSDRLKLIGIVGPSWCIMCKRNEESANYLLLRCPFAEGCWEWLMNKLQFTSVRNESLKDFLVAWPKNTQSKWSGLWRISPALLSWHIWKERNRRIFREIALSVEEVISKIKEGIEEVINGKPPKVKPLRYDNWDRDMESNWTLKDWGWGSSLLPILIGS; translated from the coding sequence ATGTGTCTGCTTAAAGATGAGGGTGGTGCCAGACTAAGAAAGATGGAGCTTCAGAACCGTGCGTTGGGGGCAAAATTAACATGGAAAATGTATGAACATCCAAACAAACTGTGGTGCAGAATTTTTAGGAAGAAATACTTGGATATGGATAATCCAAACAGGATCCTTACCATTGCGGATGCAACAGGAGGCTCCTCGACATGGAACTTTTTGTGGGATAGCAGGAGCATAATCACAGATCACTTATCTTGGCATATAGGCAATGGCCAGATGGCCAAGTTTTGGCGAGATTCATGGGAAGGTGAGCAAGTACTTGGTGATCTCTTTGCCAAACAAGATTGGGTTAATGAAGTTGAAAGTAAAATTAGTTTATTCGTTAAAGACTATGTCGATGATAGCTCAGACATAGGAGGGAGGCTGGGATGGAAATCAATTGATATTGGGGATAGTAGGTTGTGCTTGAAGTTGACAGAGTTACTCAAAAATAGATGCATCACACAGTCAGAACAAGAAGACACCATTTTCTGGTGTGCTTCCAAGTCAGGCAAATACAGTGTGAAATTGGCATATGAGATCCAACGTCAAAGAGTGAGGGATAGCAGTTGGCCTTATTACCTCTACTGGAACAACATAGGActtcctaaagctggagctttTTTATGGATTGCCCTTCATGGCAAGATTCTGACTAGTGACAGACTTAAGCTCATTGGGATTGTAGGACCAAGTTGGTGCATCATGTGCAAAAGAAACGAAGAATCAGCCAATTATTTACTGCTTAGATGTCCCTTTGCTGAAGGGTGTTGGGAGTGGCTTATGAATAAGCTACAATTTACATCAGTTAGAAATGAGTCACTCAAGGACTTCCTAGTGGCATGGCCCAAAAACACCCAATCGAAGTGGAGTGGATTGTGGCGGATCTCCCCTGCTTTACTATCATGGcatatctggaaagagagaaacagaAGGATCTTCAGGGAAATAGCACTCTCGGTGGAGGAGGTGATCTCCAAAATCAAGGAGGGTATTGAAGAAGTAATCAATGGAAAACCACCCAAAGTGAAACCACTCAGGTACGACAACTGGGATAGGGACATGGAAAGTAATTGGACACTCAAAGATTGGGGTTGGGGGTCATCCCTGCTCCCAATTTTAATAGGAAGTTAA